ATGCCGCACCTGCGGGTGGAGAACCGGGTGCTGCCCGCCGGGCCCACCGTCGTGGACATCATGGCCAACGCGGCGTTCTGGTTCGGCCTGGTGCGCACGCTGGCCGAGGGCGGCCTGCCGGTCTGGTCCCGGATGCCGTTCACCGCCGCCGACGAGAACTTCTACACCGGCGCGCGGCAGGGCATCCAGGCCCACCTGTTCTGGCCGGACCTGGGCTACCTCACCGCGTACGAGCTGGTGCTGCGGCGCCTGCTCCCGCTGGCCCACCAGGGCCTGGCGGCGTGGGGCGTGGACTCCCGCGAGCGCGACCGGCTGCTGGGCATCATCGAGCAGCGCTGCCTGCTCCGCCGCAACGGCGCGACCTGGCAGATCGACACGGTCCACCGCATGGAACGCCGCGGCCTCGAACGCCCCGACGCCCTACGCGAGATGCTCCTGCGCTACATGACCCACATGCACGCCAACCTCCCCGTCCACGAATGGCCCCGCGAGGAGTGATCCCCGCCCCGGGGCCGGGGCCGGGCCGCAGTTTCGGGGAAAGTGCAGGTAAGACGGCGCTCTCTCGTGCACTTTCCCCGAAACTGCGCGCACGTCGCGAGCGGGCGCGGGGCGGGGTGGGGTGGGGGTCAGTCGGCGAGGAGGGTGCGGAGGCGGTGGGCCTGGAGGTCCCAGCCCCACTCCTGCTCGACCCAGGTGCGGCCGGCGGCGCCCATCTTGCGCCGCAGCGGCTCGTCGGTGAGGAGTTCCACCAGGCGGGCGGCGAGGGCGGCGACGTCGCGGCCGGGCACCACGTAGCCGGTCTCGCCCTCGCGGACGGCGTCGGGGGCGCCCCCGGAGTCGCCGGCGATCACCGGCAGGCCCACCGCGGACGCCTCCAGGTAGACGATGCCGAGGCCCTCCACGTCCAGGCCGCGGTTGCGGGTGCGGCACGGCATCGCGAACACGTCCCCGGCCGCGTAGTGCTTCGGCAGGTCCGCCCACGGCACCGAGCCGGTCAGCACCACGTGGTCGGCCACGTCCAGCTCGCGGGCCAGCCGCTGCACGGTCGGCCGGTGCGGGCCGCCGCCCACCAGCAGCAGCGCCGCGTCGGGCACCGCGCGGCGCACCAGCGGGAGCGCGCGTACCAGCGTGTCCTGGCCCTTGCGCGGGACCAGGCGGGACACGCAGACGATCACCGGGCGGTCGGTGAGCCCGTGCCGGGCGCGGACCTCCGCGCCGTCCACGTCGGGGTGGTACATGGCCGAGTCGACGCCCGGGGCGAGCCGCTGCAGCCGGGTCCGCTCCCCCAGCGCCTTGGCCAGGCGGACGCGCTGGTACTCGCCGAGGTAGGTGAGCACGTCGTTGCCGTCGGCGATGCGGCGCAGCAAGCTGCGGGCGCCGGGCAGCGCCGCCCAGCCGACCTCGTGACCGTGCGTGATGCCCACGGCGCGCTCGACCCCGGCGCGTTTGCGCAGCCCCTGCGCCAGCAGGCCGAGCGGCGCGGCGGCGCCGAACCAGACCCGGTCGCAGCCCTCGGCGCGGGCCAGCTCAGCCACCCGCCGGGCCACGCGAGGCGTCGGCAGCAGGACCCCCGTGCGGTCGCGGACCACCGGGTAGGGCTGCTCGGCGTCGAACGGCTTCGGATCGCGCCAGGTCGAGGCGTAGACGACGAGCTCGCCGTCGGGCTGACGGATGGCGAGGTTGTGCAGGAACTGCTGGATGCCCCCCGGGCGGGGCGGGAAGTCGTTGGTCACCAGCAGCGTCCGCATCCGCGCAGCCTACCGGCCCTTTCAGCGCGGTCGCGTCGCGCTGAGATCACGGTAACGTCGCGTCGGGCCACCGGTAGGCCGGGTCACCGGTCGCGGCGCGGTCCCCGGCGCGCGAGTCCGCGGGTCAGCCGTGGGTACGGGCGTAAGCCCGCGCGGCGGCCATCCGCTCGACCGTGGTCGGGTGGCTGCCGAACAGCGCCTGCTCCCAGGCGGGCGGGTCCGGGTCGGACAGGTTCACCAGCGACAGCCGCTGCTGCATGTCCTCGAACCCGGCCGGATCCCCGGTCAGCTCCAGCGCGTGCTGATCGGCCCGCGCCTCGATGAGCCGGGAGACGAACGCCTGGGCCGGGCCGGCGAGCAACCCCGCCACGGTGGCCACGGCCAGCAGCAGCCCGATCGCCTTCGGCTCGGCGATCGAGTCCACCCCGGCCCGGCGCAGCAGCCACCCCCAGCCGCCGAGCAGGTACAGCCCCACCACCAGCGCGGCCGCCCCCAGCGCGCCGATCACGGTGCCGATCACCACGTCGTTGCGCTTCGCGTGGCCCAGCTCGTGCGCCACCACCCCGACCGTCTCGGCCGGCGCGGCCTCGCGCAGCAGCGTGTCGTACACGACGATGCGCCGGGTCGGGCCGATGCCGCTGACGTACGCGTTGAGTGCGGTGGTGCGCCGCGACGCGTCGGCGACCAGCACGTCGCGCACCGGCACCCCGTCCCGCGCGGCCAGCTCCATCAGCTCGGTGCGCAGCGGCCCGTCGGCCATCGGCGTGAACTTGTTGAACACCGGCTCGACCAGCACCGGGAAGACGAAGCTGAGCAGCACCACCAGCGCTGCGGCGCCGGCCGCACCCACCGCCCACCACCAGTTCGGCAGCAGCCGGGTCAGCCCGAAGAAGCCGAGCAGGGCGATCGCGGCGAGCACCGCGCCCACGGCGTACCCCTTGAGCAGGTCCACCGCCCACCCGCCCCAGCCCTGGGTGGACAGGCCGTAGCGGACCAGCACCGTGTGCCGCCACGCCGCGAACGGCAGCGTGACCAGGTCCGCGACCGCGAGCACCAGCAGCCCGCCCCCGAGCACCTTCGCGATCCACGGCCCCGGCACCAGCCCGACCAGCCACGCCCCCAGCGGCGTCAGCCCCAGCACCAGCGCGACCCCGAGCCCGACGAACATCGCCGGATACCGGATCCAGCGCAGCTCACCGCGCAGCTCCCGCGCCTTCGCCACCCGCTCCCCCGGCAGCTCCGCCAGCGCGGCCAGCTGATCAGCCCGCGGCGCCGGCGGCCGGTGCCACGGAATCAGCACTGCCACGACCACCGCCAACGCGGCACAAAGGACGACCAACGCCACCCAAGCCCAGCCCCGCACCGTCATCGCCCGATCGTAGAACCCCCGCCGCACCTGATCCCACGCCCGGCCGTGCCGTCGCGGTCCGGCTGCGCCGACCCTCGCGGCCCGCGCAGCCCTCGCGGCCGACACCCTGCGCGCCGTCGATCTTGCACGAACGGTTGCCCTTTTGCCCGGATAGTGCGTGTCGCACCCACAGTCCACGCAAGATCGCCGCAGGAGAGCAGGGCGCGGGGTCAGGTGCGGGTCAGGCGGCGGACCAGGGATTCGGAGTTCATGGGGTAGGCGCCGTGGCGGCGGACGCCGTCGGCGACCTCGCGGTCGGAGGAGACGACGACGATGGGGCGGCCTGGGGGTTCGGCGCGGACGAGGCGGCGGATCACCTCGTCGGCGGTCTCGCCCTTGCGGGAGAAGAGGACGCGGACGCCGCGGGGTGGGGCGGGGAGGCCGTGGACGCGTTCGGCGCCGTCGAAGACCACCGTGACCTCGGCGCCGGTCTGGGCGGCGACGCCGCCGAGGCCGGTGACCAGGCGGTTGCGCTGCTGCTCCAGGGACATCTCGGCGAAGCCGCGCTTGGTGACGTTGTAGCCGTCGACGACGAGGTGGGCCTTGGGCAGGGCGAGCAGCTGGGCCAGGCGCGCGGGGTCGTCGGCGTTCTGGGCGCGGTTGGCGGCGGTGGGCGTGCCGGGTGTGTCGGCGTACGCGGCGGCGACGGTGTCGGCGGGCAGCACGGTGGCGGGGTCGAGGGCGAGTTCCCGGCGCAGGCCGACGGCGGCCTGGCCGATGGTCTCCAGCAGCAGCCACAGCCGCGCCTCGTCGACCGCGCGGGTCTCGCGGGCGGCCTGGCGGGCGTCCCCGGCGACCGCCTCGGCGTCGGCGAGCTTCGCGCGCAGGCGGCGCAGCTCGGCCTCGTGGTCGCCGTGGCCCTTGGCGGCCCGGCCCTTCTCGATGGCGAGCAGCTCGTTGGCCCGCTTGAGCTGGGCCTGCGTATCGCGCAGCGCCTTGCCCGCGGCGCGGGCCTCCTCGCGCACCTGGTTCAGCTCGTCGCGCACCCGGGCCAGCTCGTCGCGCAGCTTGTCGGCCTCCACCCGGGCCACGGCCCGGTCGTGCTCGGCGCGGGCAGCGCGCGACTCGGCGTCGCGGATGTGCTCGGCCACGGCGGAGCTCTCCGCCTCGGCAGCGACGGCCTGACCGGCGGCGTCGAGCAGGTCACGCCAGCCCGCGGGGCGGGCCAGGTAGGCCAGTGCGGCGACCTCGGTCGGATCGGCGGCGGCCGGGGCCAGCCCGCTCTGCACCGCCGTGCCCAGCTCGCCGGCTTCGGGCAGCACCTTGGCGCCGATCCGCTGGCGGAACACCGGGTCGGCGGTCAGTTGCGCGGCGATGGCCGCCCCGCCCAGCCGGGCCCGGCGGTTCGGCGCGAACTTGGCCACCTTGCGCAGCGCGACGGGGATCTCGTCGTTGGGCAGAGCGGTGAGCACCGCCGCGGCCAGGGAGACGACCCGCTGCCGGATCGGCTCGGACAGGATGGGCTCGGGCACGAAGTCAGCCGCCTCCACCGGATCCCCGGCCGAGGCGTCGAACGAAAGTTCAGCGGCTGACATGGTCCTAGTGTTCCACCGTCCCGCCGATCTTGTCGCTCAGGTTCGCGGCTCACTTCGCGCACCGACCGCCCGAGGGAACGTGCCACGTCACGGGCTCGCACCGCCCGCCACACCGATCGACTGGCGGCGTTACGTCGTACGGTGCGGCTACCGTCCGGTCTGTGCCGTCCCCGAACCACCTGCCGCGACCCGGCCCCACCGCGCCGCGTGACCGTTTCGAGCAGCCCACCCTCGACGGCATGCTGGCCGACCCGCTCCAGCTGGACCTGCGGCACACCACCTTCGTGGTGCTGGACCTGGAGACCACCGGCGGCGCCCCGGACGGCGCGGGCATCACCGAGATCGGGGCGGTCAAGGTGCGCGGCGGCGAGGAGCTGGGCTCGTTCGGCACGCTGATCAACCCCGGGGTGCCCATCCCGCCGTTCATCACGGTGCTGACCGGCATCACCACCACGATGACCATGGAGGCCCCGCCGATCGAGGCGGTGCTGCCCGCGCTGCTGGAGTTCCTGTCCGGCGCGGTGCTGGTGGCGCACAACGCGCCGTACGACACGGGTTTCCTGAAGGCGGCCTGCGCCGCGCACGGCTACCGCTGGCCCAACCCGCGCATCGTGGACACGGTGCAGCTCGCCCGGCGGGTGCTGCTGCGCGACGAGGTGCCCAACAACAAGCTCGGCACGCTGGCGGCGTACTTCCGCGTCGCCGACCAGCCGTCGCACCG
The Catellatospora sp. IY07-71 DNA segment above includes these coding regions:
- a CDS encoding M48 family metallopeptidase, whose translation is MTVRGWAWVALVVLCAALAVVVAVLIPWHRPPAPRADQLAALAELPGERVAKARELRGELRWIRYPAMFVGLGVALVLGLTPLGAWLVGLVPGPWIAKVLGGGLLVLAVADLVTLPFAAWRHTVLVRYGLSTQGWGGWAVDLLKGYAVGAVLAAIALLGFFGLTRLLPNWWWAVGAAGAAALVVLLSFVFPVLVEPVFNKFTPMADGPLRTELMELAARDGVPVRDVLVADASRRTTALNAYVSGIGPTRRIVVYDTLLREAAPAETVGVVAHELGHAKRNDVVIGTVIGALGAAALVVGLYLLGGWGWLLRRAGVDSIAEPKAIGLLLAVATVAGLLAGPAQAFVSRLIEARADQHALELTGDPAGFEDMQQRLSLVNLSDPDPPAWEQALFGSHPTTVERMAAARAYARTHG
- a CDS encoding NYN domain-containing protein; this encodes MSAAELSFDASAGDPVEAADFVPEPILSEPIRQRVVSLAAAVLTALPNDEIPVALRKVAKFAPNRRARLGGAAIAAQLTADPVFRQRIGAKVLPEAGELGTAVQSGLAPAAADPTEVAALAYLARPAGWRDLLDAAGQAVAAEAESSAVAEHIRDAESRAARAEHDRAVARVEADKLRDELARVRDELNQVREEARAAGKALRDTQAQLKRANELLAIEKGRAAKGHGDHEAELRRLRAKLADAEAVAGDARQAARETRAVDEARLWLLLETIGQAAVGLRRELALDPATVLPADTVAAAYADTPGTPTAANRAQNADDPARLAQLLALPKAHLVVDGYNVTKRGFAEMSLEQQRNRLVTGLGGVAAQTGAEVTVVFDGAERVHGLPAPPRGVRVLFSRKGETADEVIRRLVRAEPPGRPIVVVSSDREVADGVRRHGAYPMNSESLVRRLTRT
- a CDS encoding glycosyltransferase family 4 protein: MRTLLVTNDFPPRPGGIQQFLHNLAIRQPDGELVVYASTWRDPKPFDAEQPYPVVRDRTGVLLPTPRVARRVAELARAEGCDRVWFGAAAPLGLLAQGLRKRAGVERAVGITHGHEVGWAALPGARSLLRRIADGNDVLTYLGEYQRVRLAKALGERTRLQRLAPGVDSAMYHPDVDGAEVRARHGLTDRPVIVCVSRLVPRKGQDTLVRALPLVRRAVPDAALLLVGGGPHRPTVQRLARELDVADHVVLTGSVPWADLPKHYAAGDVFAMPCRTRNRGLDVEGLGIVYLEASAVGLPVIAGDSGGAPDAVREGETGYVVPGRDVAALAARLVELLTDEPLRRKMGAAGRTWVEQEWGWDLQAHRLRTLLAD